The Bacillus vallismortis genome window below encodes:
- a CDS encoding zinc ABC transporter substrate-binding protein: MKKRLMAAVLLSCIALTGCGTDSAGKSADKRLQVTATTSQIADAAENIGGKHVKVTALMGPGVDPHLYKASQGDTKKLMSADVVLYSGLHLEGKMEDILQKIDEQKQTAAVTEAIPKNKLISAGEGKMFDPHVWFSIPLWIYAVDEIEAQFSKAMPEHAEDFKKKAKEYKEDLQYLDKWSRQEIASIPEKSRVLVTAHDAFAYFGKEYGFQVKGLQGLSTDSDYGLKDVQELVDLLTEKQIKAVFVESSVSEKSINAVAEGAKEKGHTVTIGGQLYSDAMGEKGTKEGTYEGMFRHNINTITKALK; the protein is encoded by the coding sequence ATGAAAAAGAGACTGATGGCAGCAGTGCTTTTGTCCTGCATTGCCTTAACGGGATGCGGGACGGATTCAGCCGGAAAAAGCGCTGACAAGCGCCTGCAGGTAACGGCAACAACATCCCAAATTGCCGATGCAGCCGAAAACATCGGAGGAAAACATGTGAAAGTGACCGCTTTAATGGGACCGGGAGTCGATCCGCACCTTTATAAAGCGTCACAAGGCGACACGAAAAAATTGATGTCAGCCGACGTCGTTCTGTACAGCGGATTGCACTTGGAAGGGAAAATGGAGGACATTCTTCAAAAGATCGACGAACAAAAACAAACAGCGGCTGTCACTGAGGCCATACCGAAAAACAAGCTTATTTCCGCCGGAGAAGGCAAAATGTTTGATCCGCACGTTTGGTTCAGCATTCCGTTATGGATCTATGCGGTGGATGAAATTGAAGCGCAATTCAGCAAAGCGATGCCTGAGCATGCGGAAGATTTTAAGAAAAAGGCCAAAGAGTACAAAGAGGATTTGCAATATTTAGATAAATGGTCACGTCAAGAGATTGCGAGCATTCCGGAGAAAAGCCGTGTACTGGTCACCGCTCACGATGCCTTTGCGTACTTTGGGAAAGAGTACGGATTTCAAGTGAAAGGCCTGCAGGGGCTAAGCACAGATTCTGATTACGGATTGAAGGATGTTCAGGAGCTGGTCGATCTCCTGACAGAAAAACAAATAAAAGCTGTTTTTGTCGAAAGCAGCGTATCTGAAAAATCAATAAATGCAGTGGCGGAAGGGGCTAAAGAAAAAGGCCATACAGTCACAATCGGCGGTCAGCTCTATTCGGATGCCATGGGTGAAAAGGGCACAAAAGAAGGCACATACGAAGGGATGTTCCGCCACAATATCAATACAATTACCAAAGCGCTTAAATAA
- the mntB gene encoding manganese ABC transporter ATP-binding protein MntB — MFPVELENVTVAYHKKPVLQDISLQVPEGKLIGIIGPNGAGKSTLIKTILGLVPRASGDISIYGKDYKNQRTRIGYVPQRGSVDWDFPTNALDVVLMGRYGRIGLLKRSKKADVEMAKAALDKVGMLDYAKRQISQLSGGQQQRVFLARALCQDADVYFMDEPFAGVDAATERAIMTLLAELKEKGKTVLVVHHDLQTAEDYFDWILLLHLRKIAFGPAENVFTIDNLQKTYGGRLTFLKDKVLAEGLKG, encoded by the coding sequence ATGTTTCCTGTTGAGCTCGAAAATGTAACGGTCGCTTATCATAAAAAGCCTGTTCTGCAGGACATTTCACTGCAGGTGCCTGAAGGAAAGCTAATTGGCATTATCGGTCCAAACGGCGCGGGAAAATCAACCTTGATCAAAACCATTCTCGGTCTTGTGCCCCGGGCTTCAGGAGACATCTCTATTTACGGCAAAGACTATAAGAATCAACGGACAAGAATCGGATACGTTCCGCAGCGCGGATCAGTTGACTGGGATTTTCCCACAAACGCGCTCGATGTCGTGCTGATGGGGCGATACGGCCGGATTGGCTTATTGAAAAGGTCCAAAAAAGCTGATGTGGAAATGGCGAAAGCCGCTTTAGACAAAGTAGGAATGCTTGATTATGCGAAAAGGCAGATCAGCCAGCTGTCAGGAGGCCAGCAACAGCGGGTGTTTCTTGCCCGGGCGCTATGCCAGGACGCCGATGTTTATTTTATGGATGAACCGTTTGCCGGCGTTGATGCAGCGACGGAGCGGGCCATTATGACGCTTTTGGCAGAACTCAAAGAAAAAGGGAAAACAGTGCTTGTCGTCCACCATGATCTGCAGACTGCCGAGGATTATTTCGATTGGATCTTACTGTTGCATTTAAGAAAAATCGCTTTCGGGCCGGCAGAGAACGTTTTTACGATCGACAACCTGCAAAAAACGTATGGAGGAAGGCTGACTTTTCTAAAAGATAAAGTGCTGGCAGAAGGACTTAAGGGGTGA